One window from the genome of Polynucleobacter sp. MWH-Svant-W18 encodes:
- a CDS encoding GDP-L-fucose synthase — translation MTLDLHQKIYVAGHRGMVGSAIVRNLVTQGYTNIVTRTHAELDLCNQAEVKAFFEQEKPDQVYLAAAKVGGIYANNTFPAEFIYGNLMVQNNVIHQAFISGVKKLLFLGSSCIYPQLAAQPMSEDALLTGKLEPTNEPYAIAKIAGIKMCESYNRQYGQSHGIDYRSVMPTNLYGSGDNYHPENSHVIPALIRRFHEAKVTNAPEVLIWGTGNPKREFLYVDDMAAASVFVMDLTKEIYDQHTSPMQSHINVGFGSDVTISELATAVAKATSYSGRIGFDSSKPDGAPRKWMDSSRLNRLGWKATIGLSAGLEKAYADFLKNTA, via the coding sequence ATGACCTTAGATCTCCATCAAAAGATTTATGTAGCAGGCCATCGTGGAATGGTAGGCTCTGCCATTGTTAGAAATTTAGTAACGCAGGGATATACCAATATTGTTACGAGAACCCATGCTGAGTTAGATTTATGTAATCAAGCGGAAGTTAAAGCATTTTTTGAACAAGAAAAGCCTGACCAGGTCTATCTAGCTGCAGCTAAAGTTGGCGGCATCTATGCAAACAATACTTTTCCAGCAGAGTTTATCTATGGAAATCTGATGGTGCAAAACAATGTCATTCATCAGGCCTTTATCAGTGGTGTCAAAAAACTATTGTTTCTAGGTTCAAGCTGTATTTATCCGCAATTGGCCGCTCAGCCAATGAGTGAGGATGCTTTGCTAACCGGCAAGTTGGAGCCAACGAATGAGCCCTATGCCATTGCTAAAATTGCGGGTATCAAAATGTGTGAGAGCTATAACCGGCAATATGGCCAGTCTCATGGCATTGATTACCGTAGCGTAATGCCAACCAATTTGTATGGCTCAGGCGATAACTACCATCCCGAGAATAGCCACGTCATCCCTGCATTAATTAGAAGATTTCATGAGGCAAAAGTTACAAATGCACCAGAAGTATTAATCTGGGGAACAGGAAATCCTAAGCGAGAGTTTCTGTATGTAGATGACATGGCTGCTGCTTCAGTATTTGTGATGGATCTGACTAAAGAGATCTATGATCAACATACGTCGCCGATGCAAAGTCATATCAATGTAGGCTTTGGATCGGATGTCACGATTTCTGAATTGGCAACTGCAGTTGCAAAAGCCACGAGCTATTCTGGGAGAATTGGTTTTGATTCCTCTAAGCCTGATGGCGCCCCAAGAAAGTGGATGGACTCATCACGCTTAAACCGTTTGGGATGGAAAGCCACGATTGGTTTGAGTGCTGGTTTAGAAAAAGCTTATGCCGATTTTCTAAAAAACACAGCCTAG
- the galE gene encoding UDP-glucose 4-epimerase GalE has protein sequence MNILLTGGLGFIGSHTAVVLAQQGHQVVILDNLCNSQMEVLANLESITGKKLRFYEADIREGLALRKILSDNQIEAVMHFAGLKSVAESAQDPLKYYDNNVCGTINLIEAMQAEKINKFIFSSSATVYGVPQYLPYDEDHPLEPINTYGKTKLQVEEILQDLVKSDPSWSVVALRYFNPVGAHESGLIGESPKGVPNNLMPYICQVASGKLPHLNIFGDDYETKDGTGERDYIHVMDLAEGHVAALNFVNQHPGFHAINLGTGVSYSVYDLIGAFEQAANSTIVRKVQPRRSGDLAIYYAKADKAKNLLGWQAKRDLQVMCKSGWNFHKQKS, from the coding sequence ATGAATATTTTGCTTACTGGGGGTTTAGGATTTATTGGCAGCCACACTGCTGTTGTACTTGCTCAGCAGGGGCATCAAGTAGTCATACTAGATAACCTCTGTAATAGCCAAATGGAAGTTTTAGCTAATCTTGAGTCAATTACAGGTAAAAAATTGCGCTTCTACGAGGCCGACATCCGGGAAGGGCTGGCGCTTAGGAAAATCCTTTCGGATAATCAGATTGAGGCCGTGATGCATTTTGCTGGTCTAAAGTCAGTTGCTGAGTCCGCCCAGGACCCCTTGAAGTATTACGACAATAATGTCTGCGGAACGATCAATTTAATTGAGGCGATGCAAGCTGAGAAAATCAATAAATTCATTTTTAGTTCTAGCGCCACCGTCTATGGTGTGCCACAGTATTTGCCTTATGACGAAGATCACCCTTTAGAGCCTATTAATACTTATGGAAAAACCAAACTACAGGTTGAGGAAATACTACAAGACTTGGTGAAGTCTGATCCGAGTTGGTCAGTAGTTGCCTTGCGCTACTTTAATCCGGTAGGAGCCCATGAATCTGGACTCATTGGCGAGTCTCCAAAGGGGGTTCCTAATAATTTGATGCCCTATATTTGTCAGGTTGCCAGCGGAAAATTGCCTCATCTTAATATCTTTGGCGATGACTATGAAACCAAAGACGGCACTGGTGAGCGTGACTATATTCATGTGATGGATCTCGCAGAAGGCCATGTAGCAGCGCTCAATTTTGTCAATCAGCATCCTGGTTTTCATGCAATCAATTTGGGGACTGGTGTTTCGTATAGTGTCTACGACCTAATTGGCGCCTTTGAACAAGCGGCTAACTCCACGATTGTTAGGAAAGTACAGCCGCGCCGTAGCGGCGATTTAGCCATCTATTACGCTAAAGCAGATAAGGCCAAAAATCTCTTGGGCTGGCAAGCTAAACGTGATTTACAGGTAATGTGCAAGAGCGGCTGGAATTTTCATAAACAGAAGAGTTAG
- a CDS encoding glycosyltransferase family 4 protein has protein sequence MSDSTQHHSATSDVTIVYPSIGYTGGVERVMAEVLKFLFNNNYQIQVICSEIDDSLRPLCSKVHTIRIQKSNHLLWDMFHTAHWMLQAGRQAKLANKLKSRIISAPCALFTADLVMAGSCHIAAQFERLKRGSFKWLLNPKHWFYIFCEASIFLRNQSQILVPSKRTKSEIDCFYPPAKNRIHVVPHGVDSSIFYPADGSKTEIRNSIGFPEDAVIFLTVTNEIKRKGCLIVLEALKLIEQNGVKFHYLVVGRDDSSELLSKARGLGLESVVSAIPGVHGAELVRLFQASDLFVLPTEYESFGLVGIEALACGLPVLCTKVGGLEDYVTNGQDGIFVERTSADIARGLKYFFSLAPDAKRDMRDLAIKKSKAYQWSEVLQPILSILNK, from the coding sequence ATGAGCGACTCCACACAGCACCATAGCGCAACAAGTGATGTCACGATAGTCTATCCCTCGATTGGATATACAGGTGGGGTTGAGCGCGTTATGGCTGAGGTATTGAAGTTTCTCTTCAACAACAATTACCAGATTCAGGTCATCTGCTCAGAGATAGATGATTCACTTCGCCCACTATGTAGCAAAGTGCATACCATTCGAATCCAGAAATCCAATCACCTGCTCTGGGATATGTTTCATACGGCTCACTGGATGCTGCAAGCAGGACGGCAGGCCAAGCTAGCAAATAAGTTAAAAAGTCGCATTATCAGTGCGCCCTGCGCGCTGTTTACCGCAGATTTGGTGATGGCGGGTAGCTGTCATATAGCAGCCCAATTTGAACGATTGAAACGAGGCTCTTTTAAATGGCTCCTTAATCCTAAGCACTGGTTTTATATCTTTTGTGAAGCAAGTATTTTTTTGAGGAATCAATCACAGATCTTGGTGCCATCGAAGAGGACAAAATCAGAGATTGATTGTTTTTATCCTCCAGCAAAGAATCGAATCCATGTTGTACCGCATGGCGTTGATTCTTCCATCTTTTATCCAGCGGATGGCTCCAAAACAGAAATTCGTAATTCAATCGGCTTTCCTGAAGATGCCGTCATCTTTCTCACGGTGACGAATGAAATTAAGCGCAAAGGCTGTCTTATTGTTCTGGAAGCACTCAAGTTGATTGAGCAAAACGGGGTTAAATTTCATTATCTTGTAGTCGGTCGCGATGACTCCTCAGAGCTTTTATCCAAAGCAAGGGGTTTGGGTTTAGAGTCTGTTGTTTCAGCCATACCAGGCGTCCATGGAGCAGAACTAGTAAGACTTTTTCAAGCTTCCGACCTATTTGTTTTGCCTACTGAATACGAATCTTTTGGTCTGGTAGGTATCGAGGCACTCGCATGCGGCCTCCCCGTTCTGTGCACCAAAGTAGGTGGGTTAGAAGACTACGTCACTAATGGTCAAGATGGCATTTTTGTAGAAAGAACAAGTGCTGATATTGCACGAGGTCTGAAATACTTCTTTTCGCTTGCGCCCGATGCAAAAAGAGATATGCGGGATCTTGCAATCAAGAAATCCAAAGCCTACCAATGGTCAGAGGTATTGCAACCAATTCTGAGTATTCTAAATAAATAG
- a CDS encoding lipopolysaccharide biosynthesis protein produces MSKALLHGASANLLARVSGLAASFLNIFLLGRLLNIEDFGLWAWLFAIYSLITSQDFGYISAMRVRIGRHIQTEKSQQQRLLYTAALLMTIFVLVVVIFGIFGYSFIFGNSTEEERLRNLAIFCSSATILGTVSAQALLAHLHTAIVGLIETLRSIIQIIIYALAYFFNWSLTSLVFCFFITCLIYIPLVTKLYLSTTRWQFSEIYFTAKNHWAQLKSIGLTLCKEGWILWVVQIGMTMLIGSDVYLSGFFLEPQDIAKVNIISRFQLLGVGLLAAALTPVIAGFVVQVESVDKRLATKKINAAYLIFLGVGFLYSAVFFSWGQSLSMLWGHIEIDYPIVFVLSGLLLFLTLSTTLMQIFLQFPMVSVRLGPWLISIIALKIFLSGWLTALYGYIGIFMASIVAVSIFLILSYSLILKQGIYERLHTAP; encoded by the coding sequence ATGTCTAAAGCATTACTTCATGGCGCCTCCGCCAATCTCTTAGCCAGAGTAAGCGGACTTGCTGCTAGCTTTCTCAATATTTTCTTACTTGGGCGCCTTCTCAATATTGAAGACTTTGGATTGTGGGCATGGCTCTTTGCAATCTACTCGCTGATTACCAGCCAAGATTTTGGATACATTAGTGCCATGCGAGTTCGAATTGGAAGACATATTCAAACTGAAAAGTCACAACAACAAAGACTACTCTATACAGCCGCCTTACTGATGACAATTTTTGTTCTCGTCGTAGTTATATTTGGCATATTTGGATACAGCTTTATTTTTGGAAATTCAACCGAAGAAGAGCGACTTCGTAATCTCGCAATTTTTTGCTCCTCTGCCACAATCTTGGGGACCGTTTCAGCTCAGGCTTTACTTGCGCACCTTCATACTGCGATCGTTGGTCTGATTGAGACTTTACGTTCGATCATACAAATTATTATTTACGCCCTGGCGTATTTTTTTAATTGGAGCTTGACAAGCCTCGTATTTTGTTTTTTTATCACGTGCTTGATCTACATCCCACTGGTTACAAAACTATATCTATCCACCACCAGATGGCAGTTTTCAGAAATTTACTTCACGGCAAAAAATCATTGGGCTCAACTCAAATCAATTGGGCTTACCCTGTGTAAGGAAGGCTGGATTTTATGGGTTGTTCAAATCGGCATGACCATGCTGATTGGCTCGGATGTTTATCTGTCTGGTTTTTTTCTTGAGCCCCAAGATATCGCAAAAGTAAATATTATTTCCCGTTTTCAACTCTTGGGGGTGGGCCTACTGGCCGCAGCTCTGACTCCTGTAATCGCCGGCTTTGTTGTGCAGGTCGAGAGTGTTGATAAAAGACTTGCCACTAAAAAAATAAACGCTGCCTATCTCATTTTTTTAGGAGTTGGGTTTCTATACTCCGCCGTCTTTTTTAGCTGGGGTCAATCTTTGTCAATGCTATGGGGGCATATTGAGATAGATTATCCAATAGTCTTTGTACTATCTGGCCTGTTACTTTTCTTAACGCTATCGACGACATTGATGCAGATCTTTTTGCAATTTCCAATGGTCTCTGTGAGATTGGGCCCTTGGTTAATCAGCATTATTGCTTTGAAAATTTTCTTATCTGGGTGGCTCACTGCTTTATATGGCTATATAGGTATATTTATGGCTAGCATCGTTGCAGTCAGTATTTTTTTGATACTGTCCTACTCCCTCATTCTAAAACAGGGCATTTATGAGCGACTCCACACAGCACCATAG
- a CDS encoding glycosyltransferase family 2 protein, which translates to MLVSVLINNYNYERFLAECIQSAISQSYPDVEIILVDDGSIDQSIKLAESFKGQIRVISQANGGQGSAYNTGFKEARGEILIFLDSDDLLLPNTIKEIVDVFKDRAITKVQWRLALIDDDSNQIGSLFPETLHDGDVRPIIKKFGNYASPPGSGNAYRRSALINFFPMAKHDWKIGADTLPALVAPFSGKVHSLKRYGGFYRIHHKTQPVNTFVMNNSPSIPSKAVELAVKTQNLVYEALSKVDLVSEPPQYAMPAQIKLRLISLRVAPQDHPIPKDSRIQCLKDGFSSIFYWPGFSLKKRLLYIAWMIAVALLPYALAKKVIIAGMNRIRN; encoded by the coding sequence ATGCTGGTCTCTGTTTTAATTAATAACTATAACTATGAACGCTTTCTTGCAGAGTGCATTCAAAGCGCCATTTCCCAATCCTACCCTGATGTCGAGATTATTTTGGTTGATGATGGCTCAATAGACCAATCAATCAAACTAGCCGAGTCTTTTAAGGGCCAAATTCGGGTTATCTCTCAAGCCAATGGAGGACAAGGCAGCGCCTACAATACCGGCTTTAAGGAGGCTCGTGGAGAAATCCTTATTTTTCTGGATTCCGATGATCTTTTGCTGCCCAATACAATCAAAGAGATTGTGGACGTTTTCAAAGATCGAGCAATTACTAAAGTGCAATGGCGGCTTGCCTTAATAGATGATGACAGCAATCAGATTGGCAGCCTCTTTCCTGAAACGCTCCATGACGGTGATGTGCGACCCATCATCAAAAAATTTGGTAATTACGCTAGCCCTCCTGGAAGCGGAAATGCTTATAGAAGATCAGCGTTAATCAATTTTTTTCCAATGGCCAAACATGACTGGAAAATAGGCGCAGATACATTGCCCGCTTTGGTAGCTCCTTTCAGCGGGAAAGTTCATAGCCTAAAGCGTTACGGTGGGTTTTATCGAATTCATCACAAAACCCAACCTGTGAATACCTTTGTTATGAACAATAGCCCTTCCATTCCATCAAAGGCGGTTGAACTGGCTGTGAAGACCCAAAATTTAGTATATGAAGCCTTATCCAAAGTAGATTTGGTTTCTGAACCGCCTCAGTATGCAATGCCTGCTCAAATCAAACTGCGGTTAATCTCATTACGAGTCGCGCCACAGGATCATCCGATTCCAAAAGACTCTAGGATTCAATGCTTAAAAGATGGATTTAGTTCAATCTTCTACTGGCCAGGCTTCTCACTAAAAAAACGCCTTCTTTATATCGCGTGGATGATTGCCGTAGCTCTGTTACCGTACGCCCTAGCAAAAAAAGTCATCATTGCCGGCATGAATAGAATTCGTAACTAA
- a CDS encoding glycosyltransferase family 9 protein, whose product MKITLVKLGGIGDIVQLAIALFAFKKKFPAVKVSWITSQSNAALIEAFEIADQVIAIDDKKIFFGNPLNRVIHLFLAALKITKLSYSNQKIVTAYVDWRYRLLTACMFWIPSIDFPQKQFNPMLQSRNRIYEYWRLLHSSNAYPETDLNVAKATLDFGHSFISEYEPLQNLSGLDKNTYVVLVPGGAKNILRDDGLRRWPISHYVELAKKLIEQNETVLIAGGPEDQWVRDDFMGLPVVDLVGKTSLLELIHLLNDSKLTVVHDTGPMHLACLTQAPMIALFGPTPMNAILPLGRTRTVGIQLGNQVACSPCYDGKNYADCHDAVCMKSISVDSVMQSIRELI is encoded by the coding sequence ATGAAGATCACGCTTGTAAAGCTCGGTGGAATTGGCGATATCGTTCAGCTTGCCATTGCCCTCTTTGCTTTTAAGAAAAAGTTTCCGGCTGTCAAGGTAAGTTGGATCACTAGTCAGTCAAATGCAGCGCTGATTGAAGCTTTTGAAATTGCTGATCAAGTTATTGCCATTGACGACAAAAAAATATTTTTTGGCAATCCCCTGAATAGGGTAATCCATTTATTTTTGGCTGCATTGAAAATTACTAAACTTTCTTATAGTAATCAAAAAATTGTTACAGCTTATGTTGATTGGCGATATCGCTTGCTTACGGCATGCATGTTTTGGATTCCAAGTATTGACTTTCCACAAAAACAATTTAACCCCATGCTGCAATCGAGAAATCGCATTTATGAATACTGGCGGCTTTTACATTCATCTAATGCATATCCTGAGACGGATTTGAATGTTGCAAAAGCTACACTAGATTTTGGGCATTCATTTATATCAGAATATGAACCTCTACAGAATTTATCTGGACTTGATAAAAATACTTATGTTGTTTTGGTCCCAGGAGGAGCAAAAAATATACTTCGAGACGATGGCTTGCGAAGATGGCCAATTTCTCATTATGTAGAACTGGCTAAAAAATTAATTGAGCAGAACGAGACAGTGCTTATCGCTGGCGGTCCAGAAGACCAGTGGGTTAGAGATGATTTTATGGGTTTACCCGTCGTTGACTTAGTTGGTAAAACATCCCTCTTAGAGCTTATTCATTTATTAAATGACTCTAAATTGACGGTAGTGCATGACACAGGACCTATGCATCTAGCATGTTTAACTCAAGCGCCTATGATTGCTTTATTTGGCCCTACGCCAATGAATGCCATATTACCTTTAGGTAGAACTAGAACCGTTGGGATTCAGTTGGGCAATCAAGTTGCCTGCTCACCTTGTTACGATGGAAAAAACTATGCAGATTGTCATGATGCTGTTTGTATGAAATCGATTAGCGTCGATTCTGTCATGCAATCTATTAGAGAGTTGATTTGA
- a CDS encoding glycosyltransferase, which produces MKVAIVHYWLVNMRGGEKVLEALCELYPDADIYTHVYDSSAISETIKRHRIKTSFIQRLPNAVAWYQNYLPLMPLALCFLNLKQYDLVISAESGPSKGVRLSKNALFICYCHSPMRYVWDLFDEYYRSVGLFKKGMMLLCMKPLRIWDRWTAQRVDQFVANSTTVQRRIQNCYGRESIVIHPPVDLEAFQISSKADDYYLLFGQVIQYKRPDLAIEAFNASGRKLIVVGQGNMLKDLKKIAKSNIQFMGRLEDSQIQKLVSQCKALIFPGLEDFGIIPVEVMSSGRPVIAYGQGGVLDTVMDGETGIFFADQTVASLNAAIDQYENTADQFIPEIIKTSTEKFSKMQFKLKFTDLVKSLQSQSR; this is translated from the coding sequence TTGAAGGTTGCGATCGTTCATTACTGGTTAGTAAACATGCGGGGCGGGGAAAAAGTGCTCGAAGCGCTTTGCGAACTCTATCCCGATGCCGATATTTATACTCATGTTTATGATTCAAGTGCCATTTCAGAAACGATTAAGCGTCATCGGATCAAAACGAGTTTCATACAAAGGCTGCCGAACGCTGTTGCCTGGTACCAAAATTACTTACCCTTGATGCCTTTAGCATTGTGTTTCTTAAATCTCAAGCAATATGATTTAGTGATCAGTGCGGAATCAGGGCCTTCTAAAGGCGTGCGGTTAAGTAAAAATGCACTTTTCATTTGCTATTGCCATTCGCCTATGCGCTATGTTTGGGATTTATTTGATGAGTACTATCGTTCAGTAGGCTTATTTAAAAAAGGGATGATGCTCTTGTGCATGAAACCCTTGCGTATTTGGGATCGCTGGACGGCCCAAAGAGTAGACCAATTTGTGGCAAATTCCACCACGGTGCAGCGCAGAATCCAAAATTGTTATGGTCGCGAATCGATTGTTATTCATCCACCGGTGGATTTAGAGGCCTTTCAGATCTCCTCCAAGGCGGATGATTACTACTTATTATTTGGTCAAGTCATTCAATACAAGCGACCTGATTTGGCAATTGAGGCATTCAATGCTTCAGGAAGAAAGCTGATTGTGGTGGGGCAGGGCAATATGCTCAAAGATTTAAAGAAAATTGCCAAATCAAATATTCAATTTATGGGACGATTGGAAGACTCCCAGATCCAAAAGTTGGTTTCCCAATGCAAGGCCCTTATATTTCCCGGCCTAGAAGATTTCGGCATTATTCCTGTTGAAGTCATGTCCTCAGGTAGGCCTGTGATTGCCTATGGGCAGGGCGGGGTGCTAGATACAGTAATGGATGGTGAAACCGGAATTTTCTTTGCAGATCAAACGGTAGCCTCTTTAAATGCAGCTATCGATCAGTATGAAAACACAGCAGATCAATTTATCCCAGAGATTATTAAAACCTCAACTGAGAAATTTTCAAAAATGCAGTTCAAGTTGAAATTTACAGACCTGGTCAAAAGTCTCCAGAGTCAGTCCCGCTAG
- a CDS encoding exopolysaccharide biosynthesis polyprenyl glycosylphosphotransferase produces the protein MPNLVYRLLSLGLILFSGLGSLHIRFFDKPFPNQFYWIVILFSGFIFILTGGGVLSKPLFDGFGRLKQLSRQWWQTFALVLLIILLTQSSLLFSRVWLVLWGLLTWVLLISQDLIYSHLIRHKLIQSYKQTSIAIIGENAASQRLIEYIAADNYSDYKIQTHLKRVDREQLQELSRLQLDEIWVCLTLDEAGQFKEILKNLSNSSAKIKFSPDLFMHRLLNHGISEVAGVPMIDISSSPFVGNRLYLKNIEDFFLSLVFCILFSPVFITLAALVKLNSPGPIFYRQLRVGLNGKPFEMLKFRSMPVDIEKAGVQWGGAQNKVVDSFSAFLRKYNLDELPQFFNVLRGQMSIVGPRPERIEFIEQFANEIPNYAKKHLVKAGITGWAQIHGLRGDTDLNQRIEYDLFYIENWSLALDLKIILLTAIEPFSRNRRHV, from the coding sequence ATGCCTAATTTAGTCTACCGCCTGCTCAGTCTGGGCCTAATCCTTTTTTCGGGCCTGGGGAGTCTGCATATTCGATTTTTCGATAAGCCGTTTCCCAATCAGTTTTATTGGATCGTGATTTTATTTAGCGGCTTTATCTTTATTTTGACTGGGGGCGGAGTTCTATCTAAACCCCTTTTCGATGGCTTTGGGCGCTTAAAACAATTAAGTCGCCAATGGTGGCAAACCTTTGCCTTGGTCCTACTGATTATTTTGCTGACCCAAAGTAGCCTATTGTTTTCTCGAGTGTGGCTTGTGCTTTGGGGATTGCTGACTTGGGTACTCTTAATTTCGCAAGACCTCATTTACAGCCACCTCATTCGGCATAAACTGATTCAATCCTATAAGCAGACCTCAATCGCGATTATTGGCGAAAACGCAGCATCCCAAAGATTAATTGAATACATTGCAGCAGATAACTACTCTGACTACAAAATCCAAACCCATCTTAAAAGAGTAGATAGAGAGCAATTACAAGAATTAAGCCGCCTTCAACTTGATGAAATTTGGGTCTGCCTTACCCTGGATGAAGCCGGTCAATTTAAAGAGATCCTGAAAAACTTATCGAATAGTTCAGCCAAAATTAAATTTAGCCCCGATCTATTTATGCATCGCCTACTCAATCATGGCATTAGTGAGGTAGCGGGTGTCCCTATGATTGATATCTCTAGCTCACCATTTGTGGGTAATCGCTTGTATCTCAAGAATATTGAAGATTTTTTCTTATCTCTTGTTTTTTGTATTTTGTTTTCGCCAGTCTTTATTACTTTGGCGGCACTAGTAAAACTGAATTCTCCTGGTCCGATTTTTTATCGGCAACTACGTGTAGGCCTTAACGGCAAACCTTTTGAAATGCTGAAATTCCGCTCAATGCCAGTAGATATTGAAAAAGCAGGAGTGCAATGGGGTGGGGCCCAGAATAAGGTCGTGGATTCTTTTTCAGCATTTTTACGAAAGTACAACCTGGATGAACTACCCCAATTTTTTAATGTACTCCGCGGCCAAATGTCGATCGTCGGCCCCCGCCCTGAACGCATAGAATTTATCGAGCAATTTGCTAATGAGATTCCCAACTATGCCAAAAAACATTTAGTCAAAGCGGGCATTACGGGATGGGCACAGATTCATGGACTGCGGGGTGATACCGATTTAAACCAACGCATTGAGTATGACCTGTTCTATATTGAAAACTGGTCTTTAGCTCTAGATCTTAAAATCATCCTGCTAACTGCGATTGAGCCTTTTTCCAGAAATCGACGTCATGTCTAG
- a CDS encoding O-antigen ligase family protein gives MRSSKANQLVTGSLAMMSALFLLGTATQIPQLDGLVAFGAQYAVHIGLAIVALLVIPLNQRSLQYFANACMMALILLAACDLGYHGLQVLNNQPIGIDFTHRWFGDGYVFLTPFLLARIFGGNGHLHHQNINRQSLFLMSLMIGLLLIVIMLSGGTGARSTYGILALELLFFISIWILRKRSMTLSGEPKRVWVVIGQTIVWVLVLASVLIALRFLFSVLAPHLFDGTLNRSLQIADRVQNAWLPGIDLIIQAPWFGHGFGRLAWDSAFTQLQLNHPQIQNVESPHNWFLANGFFGGIFAVLAQLLFSGAVLWSLYKSFTRSQLSQQAQLTKYCILGLAVSFFSFYCLRGQVEFTIYKYLCITLIGFGLTQALDYQSEHGQKSQNPL, from the coding sequence ATGAGAAGCTCAAAGGCCAATCAGTTAGTTACGGGCAGCTTGGCTATGATGAGTGCCTTATTTCTGCTGGGGACTGCAACTCAAATTCCGCAGTTAGATGGTTTGGTGGCCTTTGGCGCTCAGTATGCTGTTCATATTGGGCTAGCCATAGTTGCCTTATTAGTCATTCCACTAAATCAACGCAGTCTCCAATACTTTGCGAACGCTTGCATGATGGCACTTATCCTATTAGCCGCATGCGACTTAGGGTATCACGGATTACAAGTCCTGAACAATCAGCCGATTGGCATCGACTTCACGCATCGCTGGTTTGGCGACGGCTATGTGTTTCTTACTCCTTTTTTGTTGGCCCGTATATTTGGGGGCAATGGCCATTTGCACCATCAAAATATCAATCGACAATCCCTATTCTTGATGAGCCTCATGATTGGACTTTTATTAATAGTGATCATGTTGAGCGGGGGTACGGGCGCTAGATCAACTTATGGAATTTTGGCTTTAGAGCTACTATTTTTTATCAGCATTTGGATCTTGCGCAAAAGATCCATGACTCTTAGCGGCGAGCCTAAAAGAGTTTGGGTTGTAATAGGGCAGACAATCGTTTGGGTTCTTGTACTCGCTAGCGTTCTAATAGCCCTCCGTTTTTTGTTCTCTGTACTAGCCCCACATTTATTTGACGGCACCCTCAATCGCAGCCTGCAAATTGCGGATCGTGTCCAGAATGCTTGGTTGCCCGGTATTGATCTCATTATTCAGGCCCCATGGTTTGGCCACGGCTTTGGCAGGCTGGCCTGGGATAGTGCTTTTACCCAACTGCAATTAAATCACCCTCAGATTCAAAACGTTGAGAGCCCTCATAATTGGTTCTTAGCGAATGGTTTTTTTGGGGGTATATTTGCAGTTCTTGCGCAGCTTCTGTTTTCTGGAGCCGTGCTCTGGTCTTTGTATAAATCGTTTACCCGCTCTCAGCTAAGTCAACAGGCTCAATTGACTAAATATTGCATCCTAGGGCTAGCGGTAAGTTTCTTCAGCTTTTATTGCTTGCGAGGTCAAGTAGAGTTTACGATCTATAAATACCTTTGTATTACGCTGATAGGGTTTGGCCTTACTCAGGCTCTAGATTATCAATCTGAGCATGGCCAAAAATCCCAAAACCCCCTTTAA